In Salvelinus alpinus chromosome 30, SLU_Salpinus.1, whole genome shotgun sequence, a single genomic region encodes these proteins:
- the LOC139560445 gene encoding regulator of G-protein signaling protein-like, whose protein sequence is MRRFCSFVKGTRGEELVTFFVKVERLLQIHWQQDGSQRNRYQALLTVIKAVHLTEGSSIMTTCRIPSEGLLKIFSGSDPGGMDQILYEMRSKALCRLQSYWLPQYLCSCKLSITKLKECASIVKEYEDIASNLTLVENPALLDPLGWSLGSPPSEGPTVTRTYCSKVRKRLLWRAHQRPGTGLRVGAAGMPDGPAMQQWLPMAGDGDQGECTNIVHYMSRHGEEIVVGGDKTHGGNGKREGRSKRGGSGSSKRSTSTPLLRKVSSASLGPRTGPVVPILPSKSLSSLDSSSTDPIIPPHACMETPICHLPSITTTPVTPTPAPPSRPVWGTLHYDEHLSLALSADALAGGPYENFLRVSGQGVMLHHLGLWQELDGFLNLLLKMEDGPSKALRQVLARKIMAVYLSDALQCVSRPEGEWCTTYLTKSTVCHLINLLPSGNVMPWIYTAKQELCQILGPTYNAFLDEEDKVLLFYLFTQNEVKGKVSHRATAPSSAFTAPEQQVRRMREALALCQACAEPLTEETWALLPLEDVRTGGSVHLHYRKTNLYDLPFETLAEKYPKVAVEAISKTHRLYYGWKPVQEETKKPVVTSSPKKSFHLMKDKDHSFAEKPSMRPRFLEEVMRSPTNLDFFKRYLRAYDAHGALNFYHEVDKLRHVDSLLQKTKINSIVSRFLRRADAKDYLQCSANLISQIPKMRYVSPDIIFAAQDLVIKSLEATWFKKYQDSFPPCTNITDTSTRTVVLTNKLKHVWSVFSRFIKSICKFRHAMKDILTRSKFEGYLRHNWQDFSLKYMPSMGSRQIESVDLCSEEVDSSHLKRRVINHKLITVEFLVNDLSFYLETESFRNMADSGTMMASAGMYGENDNALLHQKAEMIIKLFLKSEISPRLRVNIAESARDSIQQAFAMGKVDRGLFHEAIMAVFPNLIFCWKKFCSQKVKKGVVGDNSTKEDSTELHDYLHPFNSDWYRKVQTTMSMTDDYTTLRFTVHDGLNLVLPQTRLELCASVLSPAKSPMARRRSVSTPASSEFPQLEVSNQRRRSIGPFLSPQTSLPHSDLTHSSSGSLLSKIKED, encoded by the exons AGGGTTTGTTGAAGATCTTCTCAGGGAGTGACCCTGGTGGGATGGATCAGATTCTGTATGAGATGAGGTCCAAAGCCTTATGCCGTCTTCAGTCCTACTGGCTGCCCCAGTACCTCTGCTCCTGTAAGCTCTCCATCACCAAACTGAAAGAGTGTGCCTCCATCGTCAAAGAGTACGAGGACATTGCCTCTAACCTCACCCTGGTAGAGAACCCGGCTCTGCTTGACCCACTGGGGTGGAGTTTGGGCTCGCCACCATCAGAGGGCCCTACAGTGACCCGGACCTACTGCTCCAAAGTCAGGAAGAGGCTGCTGTGGAGGGCCCATCAGAGGCCTGGGACAGGACTTAGGGTTGGGGCAGCAGGGATGCCTGATGGGCCGGCCATGCAGCAGTGGTTGCCCATGGCCGGGGACGGAGACCAGGGAGAGTGtaccaatatagtgcactacatgagCAGGCATGGGGAGGAGATTGTGGTTGGTGGTGACAAGACACATGGGGGCAATGGCAAAAGGGAGGGCAGAAGCAagagaggaggaagtgggagCTCAAAGAGAAGTACCAGTACTCCTCTCCTCAGAAAGGTGAGCTCTGCTAGTCTTGGGCCCAGAACTGGCCCTGTCGTGCCCATACTCCCATCCAAGAGCCTGTCCAGTCTGGACAGCAGCAGCACTGACCCCATCATCCCCCCTCACGCCTGTATGGAGACCCCCATCTGCCACCTtccctccatcaccaccacccctGTCACCCCTACTCCCGCTCCTCCTTCCAGACCGGTCTGGGGAACACTACACTACGATGAGCACCTCTCCCTGGCCCTGTCCGCTGATGCTCTTGCTGGGGGTCCCTATGAGAATTTCCTGAGGGTCAGTGGCCAGGGGGTCATGCTGCACCACCTGGGACTGTGGCAGGAGCTGGATGGCTTCCTCAACCTCCTGCTCAAGATGGAAGATGGCCCCTCCAAGGCTCTGAGACAGGTGCTGGCTAGAAAGATCATGGCTGTGTACTTGAGTGATGCGTTGCAGTGTGTTAGTCGCCCTGAGGGTGAGTGGTGCACCACCTACCTGACCAAATCCACCGTCTGCCACCTCATAAACCTCCTCCCCTCTGGCAATGTGATGCCCTGGATCTACACGGCCAAGCAGGAATTATGCCAG ATTCTGGGTCCCACCTACAATGCATTTCTGGATGAAGAAGACAAAGTCCTTCTCTTCTATCTG TTCACTCAGAATGAGGTCAAGGGGAAAGTGAGTCATAGAGCTACAGCGCCCTCCAGTGCTTTCACTGCGCCAGAGCAGCAGgtgaggaggatgagggaggcTTTGGCCCTCTGTCAGGCCTGCGCTGAGCCTCTCACTGAGGAGACCTGGGCCCTGCTGCCCCTAGAGGACGTCAGGACAGGAGGCTCTGTTCACCTGCACTACAGAAAGACCA ATCTTTATGACCTTCCATTTGAAACCCTGGCTGAGAAGTACCCCAAGGTGGCTGTGGAGGCAATCAGTAAAACTCATAGACTCTACTATGGCTGGAAGCCAGTACAAG AGGAGACAAAGAAGCCAGTGGTGACATCCAGTCCTAAGAAGTCATTCCACCTGATGAAGGACAAGGACCACAGCTTTGCCGAAAAACCATCCATGAGACCAAGGTTTTTAGAGGAGGTGATGAGAAGTCCCACCAACCTGGACTTCTTCAAGCGTTACCTAAGGGCCTATGATGCTCACGGAGCTCTGAACTTCTACCACGAGGTGGACAAACTGCGGCACGTCGACAGCCTCCTCCAGAAGACCAAGATCAACAGCATCGTGTCCCGCTTCCTCAGACGAGCAGACGCTA AGGATTATCTTCAGTGCAGCGCCAACCTCATCTCTCAGATCCCCAAGATGAGATATGTTTCTCCCGACATAATTTTTGCAGCTCAGGATCTGGTTATCAAATCTCTGGAGGCAACCTG GTTCAAAAAGTATCAAGATTCCTTTCCTCCTTGTACCAATATTACTGACACCAGCACAAGAACCGTCGTCCTTACAAACAAACTA AAACATGTGTGGAGcgtcttctccaggttcatcaaAAGCATCTGTAAATTCCGACATGCCATGAAGGACATTCTGACCAGAAGCAAGTTTGAGGGCTACCTCAGACACAACTGGCAAGACTTCTCTCTAA AGTACATGCCATCAATGGGGAGCCGGCAAATTGAATCTGTTGACCTGTGCTCGGAGGAGGTAGACTCGTCCCACTTGAAGAGGCGAGTCATCAACCACAAACTGATAACAGTCGAGTTCCTTGTCAACGATCTGTCGTtctacctggagacagagag TTTCAGGAACATGGCAGACTCGGGCACTATGATGGCGTCCGCGGGCATGTATGGGGAGAATGACAATGCTCTGCTACACCAGAAAGCAGAGATGATCATCAAGCTCTTTCTCAAGTCAGAGATCTCTCCCAGACTGAGG GTTAACATAGCAGAAAGTGCCAGGGATTCCATCCAGCAGGCCTTTGCCATGGGCAAGGTGGACCGAGGGCTCTTCCATGAAGCCATCATGGCTGTCTTCCCTAACCTCATCTTCTGCTGGAAAAA ATTCTGTAGCCAAAAGGTAAAAAAAGGTGTAGTCGGAGATAATTCTACGAAAGAAGACTCCACAGAGCTTCATGACTACCTCCATCCCTTCAACTCTGACTGGTACCGGAAGGTACAAACTACCATGTCCATGACGG ACGATTACACCACCCTTAGGTTTACTGTGCATGATGGTCTCAATCTGGTCCTCCCTCAAACCAGACTAGAAT TGTGTGCCAGTGTTCTCAGCCCTGCCAAGAGCCCCATGGCTAGGCGGAGATCTGTCTCTACGCCTGCCTCCTCCGA ATTTCCACAACTGGAGGTGTCCAACCAACGCAGAAGGTCTATTGGTCCCTTTCTCAG TCCTCAAACATCTCTGCCTCATTCTGACCTTACCCACTCATCTTCGGGATCCTTGCTCTCAAAAATCAAGGAGGACTAG